The proteins below are encoded in one region of Sedimentibacter sp. zth1:
- a CDS encoding phosphoribosylaminoimidazolecarboxamide formyltransferase translates to MNELELKYGCNPNQKPSRIFMKNGKDLPIKVLSGKPGYINFLDAFNGWQLVKELKEATGLPAATSFKHVSPAGAAVGLPLSDTLKKIYFVDDMGELSPLACAYARARGADRMSSFGDFISLSDVCDVDTAKIIKREVSDGVIAPGYEPEALEILKSKKGGKYNVIEIDPTYSPEPVEHKQVFGITFEQGRNELKINEELLKNIVTNNKELPKQANIDLIISLITLKYTQSNSVCFAKDGQAIGIGAGQQSRVHCTRLAGQKADNWLLRQSPKVLNLQFADNIGRAVRDNAIDNYIGDEYMDVLAEGAWQRVFKVKPEIFTKEEKRAWLNQMDNVALGSDAFFPFSDNIERAKKSGVKYIAQPGGSIRDDAVIECCDKYNMVMSFTGIRLFHH, encoded by the coding sequence ATGAATGAATTAGAATTAAAATATGGTTGTAACCCTAATCAAAAACCATCACGAATATTTATGAAAAACGGAAAAGACTTACCTATAAAAGTATTGAGTGGAAAACCCGGCTATATAAATTTTCTTGATGCATTTAACGGATGGCAGTTAGTTAAAGAATTAAAAGAAGCAACAGGACTACCTGCAGCAACATCATTTAAGCATGTATCACCTGCAGGTGCCGCTGTAGGATTACCATTGAGTGATACACTTAAAAAAATATATTTTGTTGACGACATGGGAGAATTATCACCTTTGGCATGTGCTTATGCAAGAGCAAGAGGTGCTGACAGAATGTCATCTTTCGGTGATTTCATTTCTTTATCAGATGTATGTGATGTTGATACAGCTAAAATTATAAAAAGAGAAGTTTCAGACGGAGTTATAGCACCCGGATATGAACCCGAAGCACTAGAAATACTTAAATCAAAAAAGGGTGGAAAATACAATGTTATAGAAATTGACCCTACCTACTCTCCTGAGCCGGTTGAGCACAAGCAAGTTTTCGGAATTACATTCGAACAAGGAAGAAACGAACTTAAAATAAATGAAGAATTACTTAAAAACATTGTTACAAATAATAAAGAGTTACCAAAACAGGCTAATATAGATTTGATTATCTCACTTATTACACTAAAATATACTCAGTCTAATTCTGTATGCTTTGCTAAAGACGGTCAAGCAATCGGAATAGGCGCAGGACAGCAATCTCGTGTTCATTGTACAAGACTTGCAGGTCAAAAAGCTGATAACTGGTTACTTCGCCAATCTCCTAAAGTACTGAATTTACAATTTGCAGACAATATAGGCAGAGCTGTCAGAGACAACGCAATCGACAATTATATAGGTGATGAATATATGGATGTTTTAGCCGAAGGTGCATGGCAAAGAGTATTCAAGGTTAAACCAGAAATATTTACAAAAGAAGAAAAACGTGCATGGTTAAATCAAATGGACAACGTAGCACTAGGTTCTGACGCATTCTTCCCATTCAGCGATAATATAGAAAGAGCTAAAAAAAGCGGTGTAAAATATATAGCTCAACCTGGTGGTTCAATAAGAGATGATGCAGTTATAGAATGTTGTGATAAATACAATATGGTTATGTCATTTACAGGTATTAGACTGTTCCATCATTAA
- a CDS encoding IMP cyclohydrolase codes for MQIRSLETELKSNSYPGRGIVIGKSKNGKYAVTAYFIMGRSENSRNRIFEEVGTGIRTKAFDPSKLTDPSLIIYAPVRVLGNKTIVTNGDQTDTIFEGMDKQLTFEQSLRTREFEPDAPNYTPRISGIMHLENNTFNYALSILKSNNGNPTACNRYTFAYENPLNGEGHFIHTYMGDGNPLPSFEGEPTLVEIKNNIDEFTEMLWESLNIDNKVSLFVRYIEIETGNYKSRIINKNK; via the coding sequence ATGCAAATCAGAAGCTTAGAAACAGAATTAAAATCAAATTCTTATCCAGGAAGAGGAATTGTAATCGGTAAATCAAAAAATGGTAAATATGCTGTTACTGCATACTTCATCATGGGAAGAAGTGAAAATTCAAGAAACAGGATTTTTGAAGAAGTCGGAACTGGAATTAGAACAAAAGCCTTTGATCCGTCAAAACTAACTGATCCAAGTTTAATTATTTATGCTCCTGTTAGAGTACTTGGAAACAAAACGATAGTTACAAATGGTGATCAAACTGACACTATATTTGAAGGAATGGATAAGCAGTTAACTTTTGAGCAATCTTTACGTACCAGAGAATTCGAGCCCGACGCGCCAAATTACACACCAAGGATTTCCGGTATCATGCATTTAGAAAATAATACGTTTAACTATGCATTGTCAATTTTAAAAAGCAACAACGGGAATCCAACTGCCTGCAACCGCTATACATTTGCATACGAAAATCCATTGAACGGTGAAGGACATTTTATTCATACTTACATGGGTGATGGTAATCCTCTACCAAGCTTCGAAGGTGAGCCAACATTAGTTGAAATAAAAAATAATATTGATGAATTTACTGAGATGCTTTGGGAAAGTTTAAATATAGATAACAAAGTTTCTCTATTTGTCAGATATATTGAAATAGAAACAGGAAATTATAAATCAAGAATTATAAACAAGAATAAGTAA